One Streptomyces sp. NBC_01237 genomic region harbors:
- a CDS encoding APC family permease translates to MTQLDARPEAGDTVRGSAPAGGGVRDKGLGGNSVGLMGSAVIGISTVAPVYCLTSTLGSTAGEVGVQMPAVFLAGFLPMLLVAFAYRELNKVMPDCGTSFTWTVKAFGPRVGWMCGWGLVIATIIVLSNLAGVATSYFWLLAGEITGSDGVAALDDDKVVHIATCLALIAAATAISYRGMTATKGVQYALVGLQLVVLALFVAMALQKADSGDFASSVDFSWSWLNPFAVQSFAAFTAGLSLSIFMFWGWDACLTANEETTGSEKTPGRAALIAMVVLVGSYLATGIAAQMAVGSGGSGLGLANPDTSDNVFAALAGPVMGPGLGVLLFLAVLASAAASLQTTFIPVARTVLAMSSYEALPSSYARVHPRFRTPGRATVTAGIATGVFYTVMTLVSEHVLVDTIYALGLMICFYYALTAFACAWYFRAELTRSARDLVFKGLFPLVGGVLLTAVFGKTLYDMWDPAYGSGSSVFGVGSVFVIGVGLLLLGVVLMLAMRRRSPAFFRGEVLTKETPALVVAD, encoded by the coding sequence ATGACTCAGCTGGACGCGCGGCCGGAGGCCGGAGACACGGTACGGGGAAGTGCCCCGGCCGGCGGTGGAGTGCGGGACAAGGGCCTCGGCGGCAACTCCGTCGGGCTGATGGGGAGCGCCGTCATCGGCATCTCCACCGTCGCCCCCGTGTACTGCCTGACCTCCACCCTCGGCTCCACCGCCGGAGAGGTCGGCGTGCAGATGCCCGCCGTCTTCCTGGCCGGCTTCCTGCCGATGCTGCTCGTCGCCTTCGCGTACCGCGAACTCAACAAGGTCATGCCGGACTGCGGCACCTCCTTCACCTGGACGGTGAAGGCGTTCGGCCCGCGCGTCGGCTGGATGTGCGGCTGGGGTCTGGTCATCGCCACGATCATCGTCCTGTCGAACCTGGCGGGTGTGGCCACCTCGTACTTCTGGCTCCTCGCGGGCGAGATCACCGGCAGCGACGGGGTCGCGGCCCTGGACGACGACAAGGTCGTCCACATCGCCACGTGTCTGGCCCTCATCGCGGCCGCCACCGCCATCAGCTACCGCGGCATGACCGCCACCAAGGGTGTGCAGTACGCCCTGGTCGGGCTCCAACTCGTCGTCCTCGCCCTGTTCGTGGCGATGGCCCTCCAGAAGGCGGACAGCGGTGACTTCGCCTCGTCCGTGGACTTCTCGTGGTCCTGGCTGAACCCGTTCGCCGTCCAGTCCTTCGCCGCCTTCACCGCCGGGCTGTCCCTGTCCATCTTCATGTTCTGGGGCTGGGACGCGTGTCTGACCGCCAATGAGGAGACGACCGGCAGCGAGAAGACCCCGGGGCGCGCCGCGCTCATCGCGATGGTCGTCCTCGTCGGCTCCTACCTGGCCACCGGCATCGCCGCGCAGATGGCCGTCGGCTCCGGCGGCTCCGGTCTCGGCCTCGCCAACCCGGACACCTCCGACAACGTCTTCGCCGCGCTCGCCGGTCCGGTCATGGGCCCCGGCCTCGGCGTCCTGCTGTTCCTCGCCGTGCTCGCCTCGGCCGCCGCCAGCCTCCAGACCACCTTCATCCCCGTGGCGCGCACGGTGCTCGCGATGTCGTCGTACGAGGCACTGCCCTCCTCGTACGCCCGGGTCCACCCGCGCTTCAGGACCCCCGGCCGGGCCACCGTGACGGCGGGCATCGCGACCGGCGTCTTCTACACCGTGATGACCCTGGTCAGTGAGCACGTCCTGGTCGACACCATCTACGCGCTCGGCCTCATGATCTGCTTCTACTACGCGCTGACGGCCTTCGCCTGTGCCTGGTACTTCCGCGCCGAACTGACCCGCTCCGCCCGCGACCTGGTCTTCAAGGGCCTCTTCCCGCTGGTCGGCGGCGTCCTGCTCACGGCCGTCTTCGGCAAGACCCTCTACGACATGTGGGACCCGGCCTACGGCTCCGGCTCCTCGGTGTTCGGTGTCGGCTCGGTGTTCGTCATCGGGGTGGGGCTGCTGCTGCTCGGTGTGGTGCTGATGCTCGCGATGCGGCGCCGCAGCCCGGCGTTCTTCCGCGGCGAGGTGCTGACGAAGGAGACACCGGCCCTGGTCGTGGCGGACTGA
- a CDS encoding GDSL-type esterase/lipase family protein, with the protein MNTEHRWITTPITAGLLRGALDLERTAHGVLPHRLPGWARAQYTDGQLAMAEAQPSGVRLVFRTRATAIELDALPTKRVYVGAPPRPDGVYDLVVDGRPAGRGSVTGGNTLTIDMATGTAEQRPGPVGTVRFAGLADGDKDVEIWLPHNEATELVALRTDAAVEPAPDRGRKVWLHHGSSISHGSDAASPSTTWPALAASLGGVELINLGLGGSALLDPFTARTMRDTPADLISVKIGINLVNTDLMRLRAFTPAVHGFLDTIREGHPTAPLLVVSPILCPIHEDTPGPSAPDLAALSAGKLSFRAAGDPAETAAGKLTLNVIRGELARIVKQRAAEDPHLYHLDGRDLYGEADSVELPLPDQLHPDAATHRRIGERFAAHAFAADGPFAASGPVADRAV; encoded by the coding sequence ATGAATACCGAACACCGCTGGATCACCACGCCCATCACCGCCGGCCTCCTGCGCGGCGCCCTCGACCTGGAGCGCACCGCGCACGGCGTCCTGCCCCACCGGCTGCCCGGCTGGGCCCGCGCCCAGTACACCGACGGTCAGCTCGCCATGGCCGAGGCGCAGCCCTCCGGCGTCCGGCTGGTCTTCCGTACCCGCGCCACCGCCATCGAGCTGGACGCGCTCCCCACCAAGCGGGTCTACGTGGGCGCCCCGCCCCGTCCGGACGGCGTGTACGACCTGGTCGTCGACGGACGCCCGGCCGGCCGGGGCAGTGTCACCGGCGGCAACACCCTGACCATCGACATGGCCACCGGTACCGCCGAGCAGCGGCCCGGACCGGTCGGCACCGTTCGCTTCGCCGGGCTGGCCGACGGCGACAAGGACGTCGAGATATGGCTGCCGCACAACGAGGCCACCGAACTCGTCGCCCTGCGCACCGATGCCGCCGTCGAGCCCGCACCGGACCGGGGGCGCAAGGTCTGGCTGCACCACGGCAGTTCGATCAGCCACGGTTCCGACGCGGCGAGTCCCAGCACCACCTGGCCCGCCCTGGCCGCCTCGCTCGGCGGGGTGGAGCTGATCAACCTGGGCCTGGGCGGCAGCGCCCTGCTCGACCCGTTCACCGCGCGCACCATGCGCGACACCCCCGCCGACCTGATCAGTGTCAAGATCGGCATCAACCTGGTCAACACCGACCTGATGCGCCTGCGCGCCTTCACCCCGGCCGTCCACGGCTTCCTCGACACCATCCGCGAGGGTCACCCCACCGCCCCGCTGCTGGTGGTCTCGCCCATCCTGTGCCCGATCCACGAGGACACCCCCGGCCCCAGCGCCCCTGACCTCGCCGCGCTGAGCGCCGGAAAGCTGAGCTTCCGCGCGGCGGGCGATCCCGCGGAGACCGCCGCCGGGAAGCTCACCCTGAACGTCATCAGGGGCGAACTCGCCCGGATCGTGAAGCAGCGGGCGGCCGAGGACCCGCACCTGTACCACCTCGACGGCCGTGACCTCTACGGGGAGGCCGACTCCGTCGAACTGCCCCTGCCCGACCAGCTCCACCCGGACGCCGCCACGCACCGCCGTATCGGTGAGCGGTTCGCCGCACACGCCTTCGCGGCCGACGGCCCCTTCGCGGCAAGCGGCCCCGTCGCGGACCGCGCCGTCTGA
- a CDS encoding SDR family NAD(P)-dependent oxidoreductase — protein sequence MGKLDGRVVIISGAARGQGEQEARLFAAEGARVVIADVLDEQGEALAKELGTEAARFVHLDVSREEEWRSAVAVAKEAFGKIDGLVNNAGILRFNELVSTPLEEFQQVVQVNQVGAFLGIKTVAPEIGAAGGGTIVNTASYTGLTGMAFVGAYAATKHAVLGLTKVAAVELAAQGIRVNAVCPGAVDTAMTNPAALDPSADPEESKAAVSELYKKLVPLGRIGRPEEVAALALFLTSEDSSYITGQPFVIDGGWLAGVSLF from the coding sequence ATGGGCAAGCTGGACGGGCGCGTCGTCATCATCAGTGGAGCGGCGCGCGGACAGGGTGAGCAGGAGGCGCGGCTCTTCGCGGCCGAAGGGGCGCGCGTGGTCATCGCCGATGTGCTGGACGAGCAGGGGGAGGCCCTGGCGAAGGAGCTGGGCACGGAGGCCGCCCGGTTCGTTCATCTGGACGTGAGCCGCGAGGAGGAGTGGCGGTCCGCCGTCGCCGTGGCGAAGGAGGCGTTCGGGAAGATCGACGGGCTGGTCAACAACGCCGGAATCCTGCGCTTCAACGAGCTGGTGTCCACGCCGCTGGAGGAGTTCCAGCAGGTCGTCCAGGTCAATCAGGTCGGCGCGTTCCTGGGGATCAAGACCGTCGCGCCCGAGATCGGTGCGGCGGGCGGCGGGACCATCGTCAACACGGCCTCGTACACCGGGCTCACCGGTATGGCGTTCGTGGGCGCGTACGCGGCGACCAAGCACGCGGTACTCGGGCTGACCAAGGTGGCGGCGGTGGAGCTGGCGGCGCAGGGGATACGGGTCAACGCGGTCTGCCCGGGGGCCGTGGACACCGCGATGACCAATCCGGCGGCACTGGACCCGTCCGCCGACCCGGAGGAGTCGAAGGCGGCCGTGTCCGAGCTGTACAAGAAGCTCGTGCCGCTGGGGCGGATCGGGCGGCCGGAGGAGGTGGCGGCGCTCGCCCTGTTCCTGACCTCGGAGGACTCCTCGTACATCACCGGGCAGCCGTTCGTCATCGACGGGGGATGGCTGGCCGGCGTCAGCCTCTTCTGA
- a CDS encoding TIGR03619 family F420-dependent LLM class oxidoreductase, with protein MPILPTGPLSYGMQLPIQSQSTLYAEPWEAGATPADLARIAHAADRSGFAYLASCEHVGIPRRLAGAMSTIWYDPVATLAFLAGVTDRVLLMSHVAVVGLRHPLLTAKQYATLDHLSGGRLILGVGAGHVQEEFEALGVDFAGRGGVLDETIDALRAALGPAEFPEFAGERFSFGGLGQLPRPAQERVPIWVGGSSPAAVRRAAVRGDGWLPQGGSRDELPVHIARLRELRAEAGVEEPLVIGAITEPLYVGDPGWRVGRRTLSGKPEVLAESLRAYADMGVHQIQVRFRSRGPQELIDQMAAFGADVAPLLDT; from the coding sequence GTGCCGATACTGCCCACCGGGCCGCTGTCGTACGGGATGCAGCTCCCGATCCAGTCGCAGAGCACCCTCTACGCGGAGCCCTGGGAGGCCGGGGCGACCCCCGCCGACCTCGCCCGGATCGCCCACGCCGCCGACCGCAGTGGTTTCGCCTACCTCGCGAGCTGCGAACACGTCGGCATTCCCCGGCGGCTCGCCGGGGCCATGAGCACCATCTGGTACGACCCCGTCGCCACCCTCGCCTTTCTCGCCGGGGTCACCGATCGCGTCCTGCTGATGAGCCATGTGGCCGTCGTCGGGCTGCGGCATCCGCTCCTCACCGCCAAGCAGTACGCCACCCTCGACCACCTCAGCGGCGGCCGGCTGATCCTCGGGGTCGGCGCCGGGCACGTGCAGGAGGAGTTCGAGGCGCTCGGCGTGGACTTCGCCGGGCGCGGCGGTGTGCTCGACGAGACCATCGACGCGCTGCGGGCGGCGCTCGGGCCGGCGGAGTTCCCGGAGTTCGCGGGGGAGCGGTTCTCCTTCGGCGGGCTGGGGCAGCTGCCGCGTCCGGCCCAGGAGCGGGTGCCGATCTGGGTGGGGGGCTCCTCGCCCGCCGCCGTGCGCCGGGCCGCCGTGCGGGGGGACGGGTGGCTGCCGCAGGGGGGTTCGCGTGACGAACTGCCCGTACATATAGCCCGGTTGCGTGAACTCCGGGCAGAGGCGGGGGTCGAGGAGCCGCTCGTCATCGGGGCGATCACCGAACCGCTCTACGTCGGTGACCCCGGGTGGCGGGTGGGGCGACGGACCCTGAGCGGGAAGCCGGAGGTCCTCGCCGAGTCGCTGCGGGCCTACGCGGACATGGGGGTGCACCAGATCCAGGTGCGGTTCCGCAGCCGGGGACCACAGGAACTCATCGACCAGATGGCGGCGTTCGGCGCCGACGTCGCACCACTACTCGACACCTAG
- a CDS encoding LysE family translocator, translating to MPTTDRLLAFAATSFLLILIPGPSVLFVVGRALAQGRRAALTTVLGNTLGSYVLVVAVALGVGAVVERSVVVFTALKLVGAAYLVYLGIIAVRRRGSLHASFTGGDSPAHGGLRTLGEGFAVGVANPKTIVFFAAVLPQFVDPAQGHVTAQMLLLGLVFNLIAVASDSVWGLAAATARDWFARSPRRLSLVGGAGGFAMIGLGITVAATGRKD from the coding sequence ATGCCGACCACCGACCGACTGCTCGCCTTCGCGGCCACGTCGTTCCTCCTGATACTGATACCGGGCCCCAGCGTGCTGTTCGTGGTGGGGCGGGCCCTCGCGCAGGGGCGCCGCGCCGCACTGACCACGGTCCTGGGAAACACCCTCGGGTCCTACGTACTCGTCGTGGCCGTGGCCCTCGGAGTCGGGGCCGTCGTGGAACGCTCCGTCGTCGTCTTCACGGCACTGAAGCTGGTGGGCGCCGCGTATCTGGTCTACCTGGGGATCATTGCGGTGCGCCGACGCGGCTCCCTGCACGCCTCGTTCACCGGTGGGGACAGCCCCGCGCACGGCGGTCTGCGCACCCTCGGGGAGGGGTTCGCGGTCGGTGTGGCCAACCCCAAGACCATCGTGTTCTTCGCCGCCGTGCTGCCCCAGTTCGTCGACCCCGCCCAGGGGCACGTCACCGCTCAGATGCTGCTGCTCGGCCTGGTCTTCAACCTCATCGCCGTTGCCTCCGACAGCGTGTGGGGGCTGGCCGCGGCCACCGCGCGGGACTGGTTCGCCCGATCGCCGCGGCGGCTCTCGCTGGTCGGCGGGGCCGGCGGGTTCGCGATGATCGGCCTCGGCATCACGGTCGCCGCGACGGGCCGCAAGGACTGA
- a CDS encoding LLM class flavin-dependent oxidoreductase has protein sequence MEFGLFVQGYVPAARAKADPQAEHKALIEETEYVIQADKSGFKYAWASEHHFLEEYSHLSANDVYLGYLAHATDRIHLGSGIFNPLAPVNHPVKVAEKVAMLDHLSEGRFEFGTGRGAGSHEILGFMPGITDMNHTKELWEETIAEFPKMWLQDEYVGFQGKHWSLPPRKILPKPYGKSHPAMWYAAGSPSSYAMAGKKGLGVLGFSVQKVSDMEWVVESYKNAVKEAEPIGDFVNDNVMVTSTAICAETHAKAVEIAVGGGLNYLQSLLFRYHDTFPRPEGIPEWPELLPEYSEEIIELLIAEELMICGDPDEVLAQCRRWERAGADQLSFGLPIGISPEDTVNSIKLIGEHVIPKIDTDPVHRTSRFRSASN, from the coding sequence GTGGAATTCGGGCTCTTCGTGCAGGGGTACGTGCCCGCAGCGCGCGCCAAGGCGGACCCCCAGGCAGAGCACAAGGCACTGATCGAGGAGACCGAGTACGTCATCCAGGCGGACAAGTCCGGCTTCAAGTACGCCTGGGCCTCCGAGCACCACTTCCTGGAGGAGTACTCGCACCTCTCCGCCAACGACGTCTACCTCGGCTACCTCGCGCACGCCACCGACCGGATCCACCTGGGGTCCGGCATCTTCAACCCGCTCGCCCCGGTCAACCACCCGGTGAAGGTGGCCGAGAAGGTCGCCATGCTCGACCACCTCTCGGAGGGGCGCTTCGAGTTCGGCACCGGACGCGGGGCAGGGAGCCACGAGATCCTCGGGTTCATGCCGGGCATCACCGACATGAACCACACGAAGGAACTCTGGGAAGAGACCATCGCCGAGTTCCCCAAGATGTGGCTCCAGGACGAGTACGTCGGCTTCCAGGGCAAGCACTGGTCGCTGCCGCCCCGCAAGATCCTGCCCAAGCCGTACGGGAAGTCGCACCCGGCCATGTGGTACGCCGCCGGGTCGCCGTCCTCGTACGCGATGGCGGGCAAGAAGGGGCTCGGGGTGCTGGGCTTCAGCGTGCAGAAGGTCTCCGACATGGAGTGGGTCGTCGAGTCCTACAAGAACGCGGTCAAGGAGGCGGAGCCGATCGGCGACTTCGTCAACGACAACGTGATGGTCACCTCGACCGCGATCTGCGCCGAGACGCACGCCAAGGCGGTCGAGATCGCGGTGGGCGGCGGGCTGAACTACCTCCAGTCGCTGCTGTTCCGCTACCACGACACGTTCCCGCGGCCCGAGGGGATTCCCGAGTGGCCCGAGCTGCTGCCCGAGTACAGCGAGGAGATCATCGAACTGCTCATCGCGGAGGAGCTGATGATCTGCGGTGACCCGGACGAGGTGCTGGCCCAGTGCCGGCGGTGGGAGCGGGCGGGGGCGGATCAGCTGAGCTTCGGGCTGCCGATCGGGATCAGTCCGGAGGACACGGTGAACTCGATCAAGCTGATCGGTGAGCACGTGATTCCGAAGATCGACACGGACCCGGTGCATCGGACCTCGCGGTTCCGGAGCGCCTCGAACTGA
- a CDS encoding GNAT family N-acetyltransferase: protein MTRMPITNTPKTASIEDAQPVGRTLALAFDDDPMMRWFFPDDASRESGLTRYFTTLFTRQYAQHGVCERTDAAAAFWVSPEGKDKAVPDAETIQELQDILGDRAALFRDAVEAAAGHSPTEPHWYLAVIGADPATQGQGHGSALLRSGLAKADAAGLPVYLESSKASNLPVYEHFGFTVLGEARLPGGGPEIWAMRRDARPPSDV from the coding sequence ATGACCCGTATGCCTATAACGAACACTCCCAAGACGGCATCGATCGAGGACGCCCAGCCGGTCGGCCGAACCCTGGCCCTCGCGTTCGACGACGACCCGATGATGCGTTGGTTCTTCCCCGACGACGCCTCTCGCGAGTCGGGGCTGACCCGGTACTTCACCACCCTCTTCACCCGGCAGTACGCCCAGCACGGTGTGTGCGAGCGCACCGACGCGGCGGCGGCCTTCTGGGTGTCACCGGAGGGGAAGGACAAGGCGGTTCCCGACGCGGAGACGATCCAGGAACTCCAGGACATCCTCGGCGACCGGGCAGCACTGTTCCGCGATGCCGTCGAGGCGGCGGCCGGGCACTCCCCGACGGAACCCCACTGGTACCTGGCCGTGATCGGCGCCGACCCGGCCACCCAGGGCCAGGGCCACGGTTCCGCCCTGCTCCGCTCGGGGCTGGCCAAGGCCGACGCGGCGGGCCTGCCCGTCTATCTGGAGTCGTCCAAGGCGTCCAACCTCCCCGTCTACGAGCACTTCGGCTTCACGGTGCTCGGAGAGGCGCGGCTGCCGGGAGGCGGCCCGGAGATCTGGGCCATGCGACGCGACGCCCGCCCCCCGTCCGACGTCTGA
- a CDS encoding TetR/AcrR family transcriptional regulator, whose amino-acid sequence MAPRAGLTTERLVRAGAEMADEAGFEQVTLSALARQFDVKVASLYSHLKSSQDLKTRIALLSLEELADRGAIALAGRAGKDALAAFANVYRDYAREHPGRYAAAQFRLDPEAAAASAGGRHAQMTRAILRGYDLTEPDQTHAVRLLGSVFHGYTSLELAGGFSHSAPDSQESWTWVLDRLDALLRTWPAP is encoded by the coding sequence ATGGCACCACGTGCGGGACTGACCACGGAACGCCTCGTCCGGGCAGGCGCGGAAATGGCCGACGAGGCCGGGTTCGAGCAAGTGACCCTCTCGGCGCTGGCCCGGCAGTTCGATGTCAAGGTCGCGAGTCTGTACTCGCACCTGAAGAGCTCCCAGGACCTCAAGACCAGGATCGCGCTGCTCTCGCTGGAGGAGCTGGCGGACCGGGGCGCCATCGCCCTGGCCGGGCGGGCGGGCAAGGACGCCCTGGCCGCCTTCGCGAACGTCTACCGCGACTACGCCCGCGAGCACCCCGGCCGCTACGCGGCGGCGCAGTTCCGGCTCGACCCGGAGGCCGCGGCGGCCAGTGCCGGGGGCCGGCACGCGCAGATGACGCGGGCGATCCTGCGTGGGTACGACCTGACGGAGCCGGACCAGACGCACGCCGTCCGGCTGCTGGGGAGCGTCTTCCACGGCTACACCAGCCTGGAGCTGGCCGGAGGCTTCAGCCACAGCGCTCCCGACTCGCAGGAATCCTGGACATGGGTCCTGGACCGTCTCGACGCCCTGCTGCGGACCTGGCCCGCGCCCTGA
- a CDS encoding aldehyde dehydrogenase family protein yields the protein MSGTEKPTSGTGKPTSGTGKSLRDTEQRLFIGGEWTEPADGHYEVINPATEEVVGLAPEASAAQVYEAAAAAREAFAGWSRTRPEERAAILDRAADLVQRDFAAHAALAQAESGATTRTARGMQVAVGAARFRRYARGALEPVEEGLAPQINEAGPMGRAGVFGALAVRQPVGVVTCITSYNNPWANPAGKIAPALAMGNTVVVKPAPQDPLSVYRMAEALAEAGVPPGVVNVVTGSGAGAGEAAVDSPDVDMVSFTGSTAVGQRIAEVCGRGMKRQLMELGGKGAALVLDDADLDAAVAGIGTTFSFYSGQICTAPTRVLVQRGVHNRLIGKLTAYAARLPVGDPTDRGTVVGPVISAAHRDRVEAYVELGRKEGARVVTGGERPERAGRGFYVAPTLLADCTNDMRVVREEIFGPVVVVVPFDDEEEGIALANDSDYGLLDYVWSGDVARAFRVARRLRAGGVGVNTIGRNMEAPFGGFKKSGVGRDVGSYALHAYSETQAIVWPG from the coding sequence ATGAGCGGCACGGAGAAGCCCACGAGTGGCACGGGCAAGCCCACGAGCGGCACCGGAAAGTCCCTGCGCGACACCGAGCAGCGGCTGTTCATCGGCGGTGAGTGGACCGAGCCCGCGGACGGGCACTACGAGGTGATCAACCCCGCCACCGAGGAGGTCGTCGGGCTCGCCCCCGAGGCGAGCGCCGCGCAGGTGTACGAGGCCGCCGCGGCGGCCCGCGAGGCGTTCGCCGGCTGGTCCCGGACCCGGCCCGAGGAGCGCGCGGCGATCCTCGACCGCGCCGCCGACCTCGTCCAGCGCGACTTCGCCGCCCACGCCGCGCTCGCCCAGGCGGAGAGCGGCGCCACCACGAGGACGGCACGGGGGATGCAGGTCGCCGTCGGGGCCGCACGGTTCCGGCGGTACGCCAGGGGAGCCCTGGAGCCGGTGGAGGAGGGCCTCGCCCCGCAGATCAACGAGGCCGGTCCGATGGGACGGGCCGGTGTCTTCGGCGCGCTCGCCGTGCGCCAGCCGGTCGGCGTCGTCACCTGCATCACCTCGTACAACAACCCCTGGGCCAACCCGGCGGGCAAGATCGCTCCCGCGCTCGCCATGGGCAACACCGTCGTCGTGAAGCCCGCTCCGCAGGACCCGCTCTCCGTCTACCGGATGGCCGAAGCCCTCGCGGAGGCCGGGGTTCCGCCGGGCGTCGTCAATGTCGTGACCGGTTCCGGCGCCGGGGCGGGCGAGGCGGCCGTGGACTCGCCGGACGTGGACATGGTCAGCTTCACCGGCTCCACGGCCGTCGGGCAGCGGATCGCCGAGGTGTGCGGACGCGGCATGAAGCGGCAGCTGATGGAGCTGGGCGGCAAGGGTGCCGCGCTCGTCCTCGACGACGCCGACCTGGACGCGGCGGTGGCGGGCATCGGCACGACGTTCTCCTTCTACAGCGGACAGATCTGTACGGCTCCGACCCGCGTCCTGGTCCAGCGGGGTGTCCATAACCGGCTGATCGGAAAACTGACGGCGTACGCGGCCCGGCTGCCGGTCGGTGATCCGACGGACCGGGGAACGGTCGTCGGCCCGGTCATCTCCGCCGCCCACCGCGACCGCGTCGAGGCGTACGTGGAGCTGGGACGCAAGGAAGGGGCGCGGGTGGTCACGGGCGGCGAACGGCCCGAGCGCGCCGGGCGGGGCTTCTACGTCGCCCCCACCCTCCTCGCCGACTGCACCAACGACATGCGGGTCGTCCGCGAGGAGATCTTCGGCCCGGTCGTCGTGGTCGTCCCCTTCGACGACGAGGAGGAGGGCATCGCACTGGCCAACGACAGCGACTACGGCCTCCTCGACTACGTGTGGTCGGGGGACGTGGCGCGGGCCTTCCGGGTGGCCCGCCGGCTGCGCGCGGGCGGCGTGGGCGTGAACACGATCGGCCGGAACATGGAGGCTCCGTTCGGCGGGTTCAAGAAGAGCGGTGTGGGGCGCGATGTCGGCTCGTACGCCCTGCACGCGTACAGCGAGACGCAGGCGATCGTCTGGCCGGGATGA
- a CDS encoding N-acyl-D-amino-acid deacylase family protein: MLDHLIRGATVVDGGGGPAYRADLGIRDGRIAVIAEPGTLTEEAVTSEDATGLVLAPGFVDPHTHYDAQLFWDPYATPSMNHGVTTVAGGNCGFTLAPLHPDRPEDADYTRRMMSRVEGMALKALEEGVDWSWSTFREYLDALEGRIAVNAGFMVGHCALRRHVMGPDAVGGQPTDEQMAAMLALFHDAMDAGAWGLSTTQSSTHSDGEGQPVASRHALPEELMALSRAVGEHEGTQIEAIVAGCLDQFSDEEIDLFVDMSAAAGRPLNWNVLTIDAAVPERVPRQLVPSERARRAGGRIVALTMPILTPMNMSLGTFCALNLIPGWGDILALPVPERIERLRDADTRTEMLRRADSKEAGVFRRLANFGRYVIGDTYSAANEGLSGRVVNDIAAERGQDAFHCLVEICANDDLRTVLWPMPTDNDPDSWALRQRTWEHEDVLLGGSDAGAHLDRMCGAPYTTRFLGDCLRGRKLVPLTTAVKMLTDDPARLFGLRDRGRIEEGFHADLVLFDPERIDAGPATLVHDLPGDSPRLDSKAIGIVSVRVNGVETLREDKVTGAVPGTVLRSGRDTRTVSTA; this comes from the coding sequence ATGCTCGACCACCTCATCCGCGGAGCGACCGTCGTGGACGGCGGCGGTGGACCCGCGTACCGGGCCGACCTCGGCATCCGCGACGGCCGCATCGCCGTCATCGCCGAGCCCGGCACCCTCACCGAAGAGGCCGTCACCAGCGAGGACGCCACCGGACTCGTCCTCGCGCCCGGCTTCGTCGACCCGCACACCCACTACGACGCGCAGCTCTTCTGGGACCCCTACGCCACCCCCTCCATGAACCACGGCGTCACCACCGTCGCCGGAGGCAACTGCGGGTTCACGCTCGCCCCGCTCCACCCCGACCGGCCCGAGGACGCCGACTACACCCGCCGGATGATGTCCCGGGTGGAGGGCATGGCCCTCAAGGCGCTGGAGGAAGGCGTCGACTGGAGCTGGTCCACCTTCCGCGAGTACCTGGACGCGCTCGAAGGGCGCATAGCCGTCAACGCCGGGTTCATGGTCGGGCACTGCGCGCTGCGCCGCCACGTCATGGGCCCCGACGCCGTCGGCGGACAGCCCACCGACGAGCAGATGGCCGCCATGCTCGCCCTCTTCCACGACGCCATGGACGCCGGAGCCTGGGGGTTGTCCACCACCCAGTCATCGACCCACTCCGACGGCGAAGGGCAGCCGGTCGCCTCGCGGCACGCGCTGCCCGAGGAACTGATGGCGCTCTCCCGCGCCGTCGGTGAGCACGAGGGCACCCAGATCGAGGCGATCGTCGCGGGCTGCCTCGACCAGTTCTCCGACGAGGAGATCGACCTGTTCGTGGACATGAGCGCCGCCGCCGGACGGCCGCTCAACTGGAACGTCCTCACCATCGACGCCGCCGTCCCCGAACGCGTACCGCGCCAGCTGGTCCCCAGTGAGCGGGCCCGCCGCGCGGGCGGCCGGATCGTCGCCCTCACCATGCCGATCCTCACCCCCATGAACATGTCGCTCGGCACCTTCTGCGCCCTCAACCTCATCCCCGGCTGGGGCGACATCCTCGCCCTCCCCGTGCCCGAGCGCATCGAACGGCTCCGCGACGCCGACACCCGGACCGAGATGCTGCGCCGCGCCGACAGCAAGGAGGCCGGGGTCTTCCGCCGGCTCGCGAACTTCGGCCGGTACGTCATCGGGGACACGTACAGCGCCGCCAACGAGGGGCTGAGCGGGCGGGTCGTGAACGACATCGCCGCCGAACGCGGCCAGGACGCCTTCCACTGCCTGGTCGAGATCTGCGCCAACGACGACCTGCGTACGGTGCTGTGGCCCATGCCCACCGACAACGACCCGGACTCCTGGGCACTGCGGCAGCGGACCTGGGAGCACGAGGACGTGCTGCTCGGCGGGTCCGACGCGGGCGCCCACCTGGACCGGATGTGCGGGGCCCCGTACACCACCCGGTTCCTCGGCGACTGTCTGCGCGGACGCAAGCTCGTGCCGCTCACCACCGCGGTCAAGATGCTCACCGACGACCCGGCCCGGCTCTTCGGGCTGCGCGACCGGGGCCGCATCGAGGAGGGCTTCCACGCCGACCTCGTCCTCTTCGACCCCGAGCGCATCGACGCCGGACCCGCCACCCTCGTACACGATCTGCCCGGCGACAGCCCCCGTCTGGACTCCAAGGCCATCGGCATCGTGTCCGTCCGCGTCAACGGCGTCGAGACCCTGCGCGAGGACAAGGTGACGGGCGCGGTGCCCGGTACGGTGCTCCGCTCCGGCCGCGACACCCGGACGGTGAGCACCGCATGA